A genomic stretch from Clavelina lepadiformis chromosome 5, kaClaLepa1.1, whole genome shotgun sequence includes:
- the LOC143459014 gene encoding uncharacterized protein LOC143459014, translating into METNGMVARKMIIGRLGAGFKCVRQGSVCRLPQQLLQDEVQDCDQGDDLCFTFSSNSDEKSFNRSRCYKCLESSMIIPRHRVCDGVIDCSDLSDECLCEEEVIPEICRHVKTRIPQTSENKLTAASDDEENPCSLGEVYCGNGTCINRTSVCDTVADCSDNRDERCSYCGDTLKCKDGLLQDAGAKCRCDTSGYSVAGTLCDGVGDCPPPGSNPRVRLDSDDPAPDDECTAKCPSDQIFSCGIRLFRGVLSSGASHIVCSKTLTLAQPTPILVTKEFEIDGDAGCNGTVECEERQEDETGCRNRFYCDAGNRINIPSSSVCDGIVDCNEGKDEFGQECPGRFFCSSLNNSLVSITNDTICDFIINCDDSSNETNCTEDGRFYCENGVPLFVEARKMFDGRRDCSDWTDECPTDESLRNENTFSSRYELIANPILRAFVWIMGLTAIIGNAVVIISEGFRFRKSKKDSALSRANHLLMLNLAIADFLMGLYLIILGIEVAIYSGNYCVNKLHWLSSTTCGTMGVLVVLSSETSVITLGLMTTLRLYAVLKPLSRSTKPT; encoded by the exons ATGGAAACGAATGGGATGGTTGCCAGGAAGATGATAATTGGTCGTCTGGGAGCAGGATTCAAATGCGTCCGACAAGGATCCGTGTGTCGTCTTCCACAGCAGTTGTTACAAGATGAAGTACAAGATTGCGATCAAGGAGATGAtctttgttttactttttcttcAAACTCTGATGAAAAAAG tTTCAACCGATCGCGATGCTACAAATGCTTGGAAAGCTCAATGATCATACCACGTCACAGAGTGTGTGATGGCGTCATCGATTGTTCAGATTTGTCGGATGAATGTTTATGTGAAGAAGAAGTCATTCCAGAGATTTGCAGACATGTAAAGACACGAATTCCTCAAACCAGTGAAAATAAGCTTACTGCTGC CAGCGATGATGAAGAAAACCCATGCAGTTTGGGAGAGGTTTATTGTGGGAATGGGACTTGCATAAATAGGACATCGGTTTGTGATACAGTTGCAGATTGTTCTGACAACAGAGATGAGAG GTGTAGCTATTGCGGTGACACTCTCAAGTGCAAAGACGGATTGCTACAAGACGCAGGCGCCAAATGCAGATGCGACACAAGTGGTTATTCTGTTGCTGGGACACTTTGTGACGGTGTTGGAGATTGTCCTCCACCAGGATCAAATCCCAGAGTTAGATTAGATTCGGACGATCCAGCACCAGACGATGAGTGTACGGCAAAATGTCCTTCtgatcaaatattttcatgtggAATTCGATTGTTTCGAGGAGTGCTTAGCAGTGGTGCTTCTCATATCGTATGTTCCAAAACA TTAACCCTGGCCCAGCCAACTCCGATTTTGGTAACTAAGGAATTCGAAATCGACGGTGATGCTGGGTGCAATGGAACGGTCGAATGTGAGGAACGTCAAGAAGATGAAACAGGCTGTAGAAACAGATTTTACTGCGACGCTGGAAACCGAATTAACATTCCTTCATCATCTGTGTGTGACGGAATTGTCGATTGTAATGAAGGAAAAGATGAATTTGGTCAAGAATGTCCAGGAAGATTTTTTTGCTCATCTTTGAACAACTCATTG GTTTCAATTACAAATGACACAATTTGCGACTTCATAATCAATTGCGACGACAGCAGTAATGAAACAAATTGCACCGAAGATGGAAGATTCTATTGCGAAAATGGCGTGCCCTTGTTTGTGGAAGCGAGAAAG ATGTTTGATGGTCGGCGTGACTGCAGCGACTGGACCGATGAATGTCCCACCGATGAAAGTTTAAGGAATGAAAATACTTTTTCATCCAGATATGAACTTATCGCCAATCCAATATTGCGAGCTTTTGTTTGGATCATGGGACTCACAGCAATAATCGGAAACGCT GTCGTCATAATTTCGGAAGGTTTTCGGTTtcgaaaaagtaaaaaggaTTCTGCATTATCGCGAGCCAATCATCTTTTGATGTTAAATTTGGCGATCGCTGATTTCCTCATGGGACTCTATCTCATAATCTTGGGCATAGAAGTAGCAATTTACAGCGgaaattattgtgttaatAAATTGCATTGGCTCTCTAGCACAACATGTGGTACAATGGGTGTATTGGTTGTGCTTTCAAGTGAAACCTCAGTCATAACGTTGGGCTTGATGACCACTCTCCGACTTTATGCTGTATTGAAA CCTTTGAGTAGGTCTACTAAACCAACTTAA